Proteins encoded in a region of the Leopardus geoffroyi isolate Oge1 chromosome E2, O.geoffroyi_Oge1_pat1.0, whole genome shotgun sequence genome:
- the ZNF446 gene encoding zinc finger protein 446 isoform X3, giving the protein MPSPLGPPRLPSVDPVATLEEPEAARLRFRGFCYQEVAGPREALARLRELCRQWLRPEACSKEQMLELLVLEQFLGTLPPEIQAWVRGQRPGSPEEAVALVEGLQHNPGQLLGWITAHVLKQVVLPAAQKIEESLGRPQPSGTVELLRATSGEEPQDTQMEGSPQLSCSVKEEPDADGQEMAPSSPPHPSQSREGYPGHREPAATSFHPPRIQEEWGLLDRSQKELYWDAMLEKYGTVVSLGLPAPLPEARVESEPGVLRSGTEGQRSLHPGDESESHCEGPPRCPEAQPPQGPRPVTWEGPSGASVSTRATPGAGLEAGAPRRKPYTCELCGRGFDWKSVFVIHHRTHADGQATRAPVLAVGGAQKLPPGSREPGTPRHPRRALPGPRSYACEECGRSFSWKSQLVIHRKSHAGQRRHFCGDCGRSFDWKSQLVIHRKSHRPEAP; this is encoded by the exons ATGCCATCCCCACTGGGCCCCCCACGCCTGCCCTCTGTGGACCCTGTGGCCACTCTGGAGGAGCCCGAGGCAGCACGCCTGCGTTTCCGGGGATTCTGCTACCAGGAGGTGGCAGGTCCCCGTGAGGCCCTGGCGCGGCTGCGAGAACTGTGCCGCCAGTGGCTGCGGCCGGAGGCATGCTCCAAGGAGCAGATGCTGGAGCTGCTGGTGCTGGAGCAGTTCCTGGGCACGCTGCCCCCTGAGATCCAGGCCTGGGTGCGGGGCCAGCGGCCAGGCAGCCCTGAGGAGGCTGTAGCCCTGGTCGAGGGCCTACAGCATAACCCTGGGCAGCTGCTGGGCTGG ATCACAGCCCATGTCCTGAAGCAAGTGGTGCTCCCAGCGGCACAGAAGATAGAGGAGTCCTTGGGGAGACCCCAGCCTTCAGGGACAGTGGAACTTCTCAGGGCAACCTCTGGGGAGGAGCCACAGGACACCCAGATGGAGGGGTCTCCCCAGCTCAGCTGCAGTGTGAAGGAGGAGCCTGATGCTGACGGGCAGGAGATGG CACCTTCCAGCCCCCCACATCCATCCCAGTCCCGCGAGGGGTACCCAGGACACCGGGAACCAGCCGCcacctccttccacccacccaggaTTCAG GAGGAGTGGGGGCTACTGGACCGGTCACAGAAGGAACTGTACTGGGACGCGATGCTGGAGAAGTATGGCACGGTGGTCTCCCTGG GGTTACCGGCCCCCTTGCCAGAGGCACGGGTTGAGTCGGAGCCAGGGGTACTGCGCTCGGGGACAGAGGGTCAAAGAAGCCTCCACCCGG GAGATGAGAGTGAGAGTCACTGTGAGGGTCCACCCCGCTGCCCAGAGGCCCAgccaccccagggccccaggcctGTCACCTGGGAGGGCCCATCTGGGGCCTCCGTCTCCACCAGGGCTACACCgggagcagggctggaggctggCGCCCCGCGGAGGAAGCCTTACACCTGTGAGCTGTGCGGCCGAGGCTTTGATTGGAAATCGGTGTTTGTCATCCACCACCGGACGCATGCGGATGGGCAGGCCACGCGGGCCCCGGTGCTGGCTGTTGGGGGTGCTCAGAAGCTGCCACCAGGTTCCCGGGAGCCGGGCACACCACGCCACCCCCGACGTGCACTCCCAGGCCCCCGGAGCTATGCGTGTGAGGAATGTGGGCGCAGCTTCAGCTGGAAGTCTCAATTGGTCATCCACCGCAAGAGCCACGCAGGCCAGCGGCGCCACTTCTGTGGCGACTGTGGCCGCAGCTTCGACTGGAAGTCCCAGCTGGTCATCCACAGGAAGAGCCACCGGCCGGAGGCCCCATGA
- the ZNF446 gene encoding zinc finger protein 446 isoform X2 codes for MPSPLGPPRLPSVDPVATLEEPEAARLRFRGFCYQEVAGPREALARLRELCRQWLRPEACSKEQMLELLVLEQFLGTLPPEIQAWVRGQRPGSPEEAVALVEGLQHNPGQLLGWITAHVLKQVVLPAAQKIEESLGRPQPSGTVELLRATSGEEPQDTQMEGSPQLSCSVKEEPDADGQEMAPSSPPHPSQSREGYPGHREPAATSFHPPRIQEEWGLLDRSQKELYWDAMLEKYGTVVSLGLPAPLPEARVESEPGVLRSGTEGQRSLHPGECFSMRSEPPVAWWSGSLSAPTHLLGGDGNVKDAGLPGTANSPSPGDESESHCEGPPRCPEAQPPQGPRPVTWEGPSGASVSTRATPGAGLEAGAPRRKPYTCELCGRGFDWKSVFVIHHRTHADGQATRAPVLAVGGAQKLPPGSREPGTPRHPRRALPGPRSYACEECGRSFSWKSQLVIHRKSHAGQRRHFCGDCGRSFDWKSQLVIHRKSHRPEAP; via the exons ATGCCATCCCCACTGGGCCCCCCACGCCTGCCCTCTGTGGACCCTGTGGCCACTCTGGAGGAGCCCGAGGCAGCACGCCTGCGTTTCCGGGGATTCTGCTACCAGGAGGTGGCAGGTCCCCGTGAGGCCCTGGCGCGGCTGCGAGAACTGTGCCGCCAGTGGCTGCGGCCGGAGGCATGCTCCAAGGAGCAGATGCTGGAGCTGCTGGTGCTGGAGCAGTTCCTGGGCACGCTGCCCCCTGAGATCCAGGCCTGGGTGCGGGGCCAGCGGCCAGGCAGCCCTGAGGAGGCTGTAGCCCTGGTCGAGGGCCTACAGCATAACCCTGGGCAGCTGCTGGGCTGG ATCACAGCCCATGTCCTGAAGCAAGTGGTGCTCCCAGCGGCACAGAAGATAGAGGAGTCCTTGGGGAGACCCCAGCCTTCAGGGACAGTGGAACTTCTCAGGGCAACCTCTGGGGAGGAGCCACAGGACACCCAGATGGAGGGGTCTCCCCAGCTCAGCTGCAGTGTGAAGGAGGAGCCTGATGCTGACGGGCAGGAGATGG CACCTTCCAGCCCCCCACATCCATCCCAGTCCCGCGAGGGGTACCCAGGACACCGGGAACCAGCCGCcacctccttccacccacccaggaTTCAG GAGGAGTGGGGGCTACTGGACCGGTCACAGAAGGAACTGTACTGGGACGCGATGCTGGAGAAGTATGGCACGGTGGTCTCCCTGG GGTTACCGGCCCCCTTGCCAGAGGCACGGGTTGAGTCGGAGCCAGGGGTACTGCGCTCGGGGACAGAGGGTCAAAGAAGCCTCCACCCGGGTGAGTGCTTCTCCATGCGATCTGAACCGCCTGTTGCCTGGTGGAGTGGGAGCTTGTCTGCCCCCACACACCTGCTGGGAGGGGATGGGAATGTCAAGGACGCTGGGCTACCTGGGACTGCCAACTCTCCTTCCCCAGGAGATGAGAGTGAGAGTCACTGTGAGGGTCCACCCCGCTGCCCAGAGGCCCAgccaccccagggccccaggcctGTCACCTGGGAGGGCCCATCTGGGGCCTCCGTCTCCACCAGGGCTACACCgggagcagggctggaggctggCGCCCCGCGGAGGAAGCCTTACACCTGTGAGCTGTGCGGCCGAGGCTTTGATTGGAAATCGGTGTTTGTCATCCACCACCGGACGCATGCGGATGGGCAGGCCACGCGGGCCCCGGTGCTGGCTGTTGGGGGTGCTCAGAAGCTGCCACCAGGTTCCCGGGAGCCGGGCACACCACGCCACCCCCGACGTGCACTCCCAGGCCCCCGGAGCTATGCGTGTGAGGAATGTGGGCGCAGCTTCAGCTGGAAGTCTCAATTGGTCATCCACCGCAAGAGCCACGCAGGCCAGCGGCGCCACTTCTGTGGCGACTGTGGCCGCAGCTTCGACTGGAAGTCCCAGCTGGTCATCCACAGGAAGAGCCACCGGCCGGAGGCCCCATGA
- the ZNF446 gene encoding zinc finger protein 446 isoform X1, which translates to MPSPLGPPRLPSVDPVATLEEPEAARLRFRGFCYQEVAGPREALARLRELCRQWLRPEACSKEQMLELLVLEQFLGTLPPEIQAWVRGQRPGSPEEAVALVEGLQHNPGQLLGWITAHVLKQVVLPAAQKIEESLGRPQPSGTVELLRATSGEEPQDTQMEGSPQLSCSVKEEPDADGQEMAPSSPPHPSQSREGYPGHREPAATSFHPPRIQEEWGLLDRSQKELYWDAMLEKYGTVVSLAGLPAPLPEARVESEPGVLRSGTEGQRSLHPGECFSMRSEPPVAWWSGSLSAPTHLLGGDGNVKDAGLPGTANSPSPGDESESHCEGPPRCPEAQPPQGPRPVTWEGPSGASVSTRATPGAGLEAGAPRRKPYTCELCGRGFDWKSVFVIHHRTHADGQATRAPVLAVGGAQKLPPGSREPGTPRHPRRALPGPRSYACEECGRSFSWKSQLVIHRKSHAGQRRHFCGDCGRSFDWKSQLVIHRKSHRPEAP; encoded by the exons ATGCCATCCCCACTGGGCCCCCCACGCCTGCCCTCTGTGGACCCTGTGGCCACTCTGGAGGAGCCCGAGGCAGCACGCCTGCGTTTCCGGGGATTCTGCTACCAGGAGGTGGCAGGTCCCCGTGAGGCCCTGGCGCGGCTGCGAGAACTGTGCCGCCAGTGGCTGCGGCCGGAGGCATGCTCCAAGGAGCAGATGCTGGAGCTGCTGGTGCTGGAGCAGTTCCTGGGCACGCTGCCCCCTGAGATCCAGGCCTGGGTGCGGGGCCAGCGGCCAGGCAGCCCTGAGGAGGCTGTAGCCCTGGTCGAGGGCCTACAGCATAACCCTGGGCAGCTGCTGGGCTGG ATCACAGCCCATGTCCTGAAGCAAGTGGTGCTCCCAGCGGCACAGAAGATAGAGGAGTCCTTGGGGAGACCCCAGCCTTCAGGGACAGTGGAACTTCTCAGGGCAACCTCTGGGGAGGAGCCACAGGACACCCAGATGGAGGGGTCTCCCCAGCTCAGCTGCAGTGTGAAGGAGGAGCCTGATGCTGACGGGCAGGAGATGG CACCTTCCAGCCCCCCACATCCATCCCAGTCCCGCGAGGGGTACCCAGGACACCGGGAACCAGCCGCcacctccttccacccacccaggaTTCAG GAGGAGTGGGGGCTACTGGACCGGTCACAGAAGGAACTGTACTGGGACGCGATGCTGGAGAAGTATGGCACGGTGGTCTCCCTGG CAGGGTTACCGGCCCCCTTGCCAGAGGCACGGGTTGAGTCGGAGCCAGGGGTACTGCGCTCGGGGACAGAGGGTCAAAGAAGCCTCCACCCGGGTGAGTGCTTCTCCATGCGATCTGAACCGCCTGTTGCCTGGTGGAGTGGGAGCTTGTCTGCCCCCACACACCTGCTGGGAGGGGATGGGAATGTCAAGGACGCTGGGCTACCTGGGACTGCCAACTCTCCTTCCCCAGGAGATGAGAGTGAGAGTCACTGTGAGGGTCCACCCCGCTGCCCAGAGGCCCAgccaccccagggccccaggcctGTCACCTGGGAGGGCCCATCTGGGGCCTCCGTCTCCACCAGGGCTACACCgggagcagggctggaggctggCGCCCCGCGGAGGAAGCCTTACACCTGTGAGCTGTGCGGCCGAGGCTTTGATTGGAAATCGGTGTTTGTCATCCACCACCGGACGCATGCGGATGGGCAGGCCACGCGGGCCCCGGTGCTGGCTGTTGGGGGTGCTCAGAAGCTGCCACCAGGTTCCCGGGAGCCGGGCACACCACGCCACCCCCGACGTGCACTCCCAGGCCCCCGGAGCTATGCGTGTGAGGAATGTGGGCGCAGCTTCAGCTGGAAGTCTCAATTGGTCATCCACCGCAAGAGCCACGCAGGCCAGCGGCGCCACTTCTGTGGCGACTGTGGCCGCAGCTTCGACTGGAAGTCCCAGCTGGTCATCCACAGGAAGAGCCACCGGCCGGAGGCCCCATGA